The genomic DNA AAAACCGTATCTGTGAAATTGGATCAAGAAACACGCGCCCGAATCGAACATTTAGCCGAAACACACCGCCGTACAGCACATTGGGTGATGCGCGAGGCTATCCAGCAATACCTTGAGCGCGAGGAAAAGTGCGAATCCTTCCGACAAGATGCCATTAATGCGTGGGAGGAATACCAGAAAACCGGCTTGCATGTGACCGGGGATGAAGTTTCCACGTGGCTTAATACGTGGGGCGAAGAAAACGAAAAGGCTGCGCCCATATGCCACAAGTGAGATTTGCGCCGCGAGCGTTACGCGACCTGGAAAGGTTGCGCGAGTTCTTACGCCCGAAAAGCCCAGATGTGGCAAAGCGTGCCGCTGCCGCTATAAAGAAAGCGGTGCAAGCACTTGGGCAGCAGCCACAGATCGGACGTCCTGCCGACAACTTAGAGCCGGGACATAGAGAATTGCTGATCGACTTTGGCGACAGCGGCTATATCGCGTTGTATCGCTACGACGGCGGCGATTTCGTTACCCTGCTGACGATTCGACACCAAAAAGAGGTGGGATACTAACTGTAATTGTCAGATTTGAAAGATAGATTCAGGAATAATGATGAGTTGAATAACTGAGACGGATTAATTTAACCCTTAGCGTGAGTTTTCGTTCCATTAGACTTCAAACCCCGTTGCAGACCGACAACGGGCACTACGCAGCTTTTGTGTTACTCGCTGTCGCTCAAACATTAACACAAAAGCTGCTACATACCCGTTGCGGCTGAACTCAGCCGTTCTTCCAAACATGTTTACCCTGAACAGTTAGGATGTGTCATTCAGGTCTTGCCGATTCTGGTGCCCCGAATAGTCAACAAGTTCCATGATAGTTTTGTCAATTCCAACACTTTCAGTGGTCAAGATATTTCAAAGATCTTGCCACTTGAACAGGTAAAGAAAGTCAATATGCTATCTATCGACATTAACTGAGGCGAAAGTCAAGATGTCTCCTGAGAAACAAAATCAACCCCCCAAAAACCCTCGGAAAGGGTTTTTCCCAGCATCAAATCAAGCCATCTACTGAATTTCTTTCTTTTTCCCAAGATAGTCTGCCAATGCCTACCATTATTTCAGTTTGACTTGAACTATCTGGTTAAGTAATCTTTTTGCATAGGAAAAATTTCAATCAACCCAACAGGAGAACCACATCAATGAATAAAGCAGAACTCACAGCAGCAATCGCAGAATCAGCAGAAATTAGTAAAGCAGCGGCAGAAAAGGCACTCAACGGAATGATGGCTGCAGTTACCGACTCGCTCAAAAAAGGTGAGAGTGTAACGCTCGTTGGTTTCGGCACTTTCTCTGTGTCAAAACGCGCTGCCCGAACTGGACGAAATCCCCAAACAG from Desulfobulbaceae bacterium includes the following:
- a CDS encoding CopG family ribbon-helix-helix protein: MPATAAKTVSVKLDQETRARIEHLAETHRRTAHWVMREAIQQYLEREEKCESFRQDAINAWEEYQKTGLHVTGDEVSTWLNTWGEENEKAAPICHK
- a CDS encoding type II toxin-antitoxin system RelE/ParE family toxin, whose protein sequence is MPQVRFAPRALRDLERLREFLRPKSPDVAKRAAAAIKKAVQALGQQPQIGRPADNLEPGHRELLIDFGDSGYIALYRYDGGDFVTLLTIRHQKEVGY
- a CDS encoding HU family DNA-binding protein; the protein is MNKAELTAAIAESAEISKAAAEKALNGMMAAVTDSLKKGESVTLVGFGTFSVSKRAARTGRNPQTGKALKIKAKTVAKFKAGSKLADAVN